From one Mesotoga infera genomic stretch:
- the uvsE gene encoding UV DNA damage repair endonuclease UvsE — MKIGYPCMNTTLDCSSARTFRLASYSERRLIETVAANLACLERIIDYNKANNILFFRITSDLVPFASHPICRTDWGEFFRNDFGRIGKKIRGCNMRVSMHPDQFVLLNSPKREVVDNSIAELKYHAKVLDLMNLDRSAKIQIHVGGVYGEKRAAVSRFVDEYKELSSDIRVRLVIENDERLYSLADCMSIHDATNIPILLDVFHHSILDGGIDFADSLHLSRSTWTKEDGIPIVDYSTQEKGSRKGRHAQTIDLDHFNSFLMKSRPYDFDIMLEIKDKEKSAEAAISVANQDDRFIVN; from the coding sequence ATGAAAATTGGTTATCCTTGCATGAATACGACTCTTGACTGCAGCTCGGCAAGAACCTTCAGATTAGCATCCTACAGCGAAAGAAGACTGATAGAAACAGTTGCAGCTAATCTTGCATGTCTTGAGAGAATAATCGATTACAACAAAGCAAATAATATTCTTTTTTTCAGGATTACCTCGGATCTCGTTCCGTTCGCTTCTCATCCAATCTGCAGAACAGACTGGGGAGAATTCTTCAGGAATGACTTTGGAAGAATTGGGAAGAAGATAAGAGGATGCAACATGAGAGTGTCGATGCATCCCGATCAATTCGTCTTGCTCAATTCACCTAAGCGCGAGGTTGTAGATAACAGCATCGCAGAACTTAAGTATCATGCCAAGGTTTTGGATCTCATGAATCTTGACAGAAGTGCAAAAATCCAGATTCATGTAGGTGGAGTATACGGAGAGAAAAGGGCGGCTGTCAGTAGATTCGTTGATGAGTACAAAGAACTTTCAAGCGACATAAGAGTTAGGCTGGTAATTGAGAATGATGAGAGACTTTACTCACTTGCAGACTGCATGTCGATTCATGATGCGACAAACATCCCAATACTTCTTGATGTCTTCCATCATTCGATTCTTGATGGGGGAATAGATTTCGCTGATTCCCTTCATTTGTCCCGGTCAACATGGACTAAAGAAGACGGCATCCCGATTGTCGACTACAGCACTCAAGAAAAAGGATCGCGAAAAGGAAGGCATGCCCAGACTATCGATTTGGACCATTTTAACTCTTTTTTGATGAAGAGTCGCCCCTATGATTTCGACATAATGCTCGAAATAAAAGATAAAGAGAAATCTGCCGAGGCTGCCATAAGTGTCGCAAATCAAGATGATAGATTCATTGTGAACTGA
- a CDS encoding GNAT family N-acetyltransferase — MIKKIENSDLRVFIEYCRAFGPEHDSSYLPSDEFVADEDHPSIMISREDGSLVGAASLILEDHYRKARKGRFMIFHSVTSQVEVYRSLLNAIKGMTSEIDEVYLFVSPEQPIQSILEEIGFSLERYSFILKRKQERVSLEMPEEIHFIDFDLETHGEIYCNIINSAFAEIAGHLDINQEWLRSSLLSSNVPSSGIQLMIRVNEPIGLLCSEVNEDGLLEIGPLAVLPSFQGQGYGRLLLRKALLLSLDLGLESTLSVNAENEKALSLYIEEGFEKAWTKVCYKFAL; from the coding sequence TTGATTAAGAAGATAGAAAATTCAGATTTGAGAGTGTTCATCGAGTACTGCCGGGCGTTTGGCCCTGAACACGATTCTTCCTATCTTCCATCAGATGAGTTCGTTGCCGATGAGGATCATCCTTCTATAATGATTTCGAGGGAAGACGGAAGTCTCGTCGGAGCAGCTTCGCTAATTCTTGAAGATCACTACAGAAAGGCGAGAAAGGGAAGATTCATGATCTTTCATTCGGTGACTTCACAAGTGGAAGTCTACAGATCTCTACTAAATGCCATAAAAGGTATGACATCAGAAATCGACGAGGTCTATCTATTTGTCTCACCTGAGCAACCTATTCAGAGTATCCTCGAGGAAATCGGTTTCTCTTTGGAAAGGTACTCTTTTATCTTGAAGAGAAAGCAAGAGAGAGTTTCTTTAGAAATGCCCGAGGAAATCCATTTCATAGATTTCGATCTTGAGACTCACGGAGAGATCTACTGCAACATAATCAACTCGGCTTTCGCTGAAATAGCCGGCCATCTGGATATCAATCAAGAATGGTTGAGAAGTTCTCTCTTGAGTAGTAACGTCCCGAGCTCTGGCATACAGCTTATGATAAGAGTTAATGAACCAATTGGTCTGCTCTGCTCGGAGGTAAATGAGGATGGACTTCTGGAGATAGGTCCTTTGGCAGTTTTGCCTAGTTTTCAGGGACAGGGCTATGGAAGGCTCTTGTTAAGAAAGGCATTGCTTCTTTCTCTTGATTTGGGCCTCGAAAGCACCCTTTCAGTAAACGCAGAAAACGAAAAAGCCCTTTCTCTCTATATCGAAGAGGGATTTGAGAAAGCGTGGACAAAAGTGTGCTATAAGTTTGCTCTCTAG
- the nagA gene encoding N-acetylglucosamine-6-phosphate deacetylase: MELERVLVVDPVDGEYTANIRISGTKIESIAKTGGEFSSIAMPGFVDTHSHGAIGINCMTMTKADLEKWERFAEAHGVTSLIPTTVSADSNEMRKVTDLVSSYVSERPRTAVRGVHYEGPFINAKKKGAQNPAVIRPGTISELRSVLSDIVVLITMAPEIEGFQEVLPEILKNEIIVSIGHTDATYLQIREAYESGCRRMTHFPNGMNALHHREIGCVGAAFLLPLKLEMIVDGIHTAPEFVQMVHKIRGSESIILVTDSLDATGLSDGMYDLGGLKVEVKGDMATLEDGTLAGSTLTMEKAARNFRNWTDCSLQELAKVTSYNALQNLGVSNRGRFKEGFVADLVLLNRELEVEETFLAGQLVFRAREG, encoded by the coding sequence ATGGAACTGGAAAGGGTTCTTGTTGTTGATCCAGTAGATGGGGAATACACGGCAAATATCAGAATATCTGGAACAAAGATCGAATCAATTGCAAAAACCGGAGGAGAATTCAGCTCAATAGCTATGCCTGGCTTTGTCGATACACATTCACATGGTGCGATTGGAATTAACTGCATGACGATGACTAAAGCAGATCTAGAAAAGTGGGAGAGATTTGCTGAAGCTCATGGTGTAACTTCTCTAATACCCACGACGGTGTCTGCAGATTCAAATGAAATGAGAAAAGTGACTGACCTAGTCTCATCCTATGTTAGTGAAAGACCCAGAACAGCCGTCCGAGGAGTGCACTACGAGGGCCCGTTTATTAACGCTAAGAAGAAAGGGGCTCAGAATCCCGCAGTAATCAGACCAGGAACGATTAGCGAGCTGAGATCAGTGCTTTCCGATATCGTAGTACTGATTACTATGGCTCCGGAGATCGAGGGCTTTCAAGAGGTCCTCCCCGAAATTCTGAAGAATGAGATAATTGTCTCGATAGGGCACACAGATGCTACTTATCTTCAGATCAGAGAAGCTTATGAGTCTGGTTGCAGAAGGATGACTCACTTTCCTAACGGTATGAATGCTCTTCACCACAGAGAGATCGGTTGTGTCGGGGCAGCTTTCCTGTTACCTTTGAAGCTGGAGATGATAGTAGATGGAATTCACACGGCGCCAGAGTTTGTCCAAATGGTCCACAAAATACGTGGCAGCGAATCAATTATCTTGGTCACTGACTCTCTTGATGCTACCGGTCTAAGTGATGGAATGTATGATCTCGGGGGTTTAAAAGTGGAAGTCAAAGGCGACATGGCAACACTTGAAGATGGAACTCTTGCAGGAAGCACTCTCACTATGGAGAAGGCTGCAAGAAATTTCCGCAACTGGACTGACTGCAGTCTTCAAGAACTTGCTAAAGTAACTTCATATAACGCTCTTCAAAACCTCGGAGTATCCAATAGAGGCAGATTCAAAGAGGGATTCGTTGCTGATCTTGTTCTACTTAACAGAGAACTGGAAGTAGAAGAGACGTTTCTGGCAGGACAGTTAGTCTTCAGGGCAAGAGAAGGTTGA
- a CDS encoding phospholipase — MELHSSRIAYSLNRRLDYLLSLPLQYTSEEADWPLILFLHGAGERGDNLQLLRKHGIPRIVSEMADFPFITISPQCPENDWWLNRLQDLKFLLDTVVKQYRVDSSKMYLTGLSMGGFGTWHMAVEYPDLFAAIAPVCGGGLGILGFPERVLEIKDLPIWAFHGGKDNIVSAEESRILIRTLKDAGGNPMLKIYPEAGHDSWTETYSDPELYEWFMSKRKSG, encoded by the coding sequence ATGGAACTCCATTCATCAAGAATTGCTTACTCGCTTAACAGACGGCTAGACTACTTGCTATCCCTCCCTCTGCAATACACCTCTGAAGAAGCCGACTGGCCTCTGATACTTTTCCTTCATGGAGCCGGCGAGAGAGGCGACAATCTCCAATTGCTCAGGAAACACGGAATACCCAGGATCGTGAGTGAAATGGCCGACTTTCCCTTCATAACGATCTCGCCACAATGTCCGGAGAATGATTGGTGGCTTAACAGACTTCAAGATCTGAAATTCCTGCTGGACACTGTCGTAAAACAGTATAGAGTTGACTCTTCAAAGATGTACCTCACCGGACTCTCAATGGGTGGGTTTGGAACATGGCACATGGCTGTAGAGTATCCCGATCTCTTTGCGGCAATAGCTCCAGTTTGCGGGGGTGGCCTTGGAATACTGGGCTTCCCGGAGAGAGTACTTGAAATCAAGGATTTGCCTATTTGGGCCTTCCATGGCGGAAAAGACAACATAGTCTCAGCCGAAGAAAGCAGGATACTTATAAGAACGCTGAAAGATGCCGGTGGAAATCCTATGCTCAAGATATATCCTGAAGCCGGTCACGATTCATGGACAGAAACTTACTCTGATCCGGAACTATATGAATGGTTTATGAGCAAGCGGAAGTCAGGTTGA
- a CDS encoding peroxiredoxin → MAEIALNKTVADFSLPDQNGKEVSLSEFSGKRVVLYFYPKDNTSGCTLEAESFRDLKDEFAEKNTVIIGVSKDPQKSHAGFSLKLDLNFSILSDKNGEIHQMFDVIKPKKMYGREYLGTERSTFIIDENGVLVKEYRGVKAKGHAQEVLEFISNLQ, encoded by the coding sequence ATGGCTGAAATCGCTCTAAACAAGACTGTTGCGGATTTCTCGTTGCCCGACCAAAATGGGAAAGAGGTGTCTCTATCGGAATTTTCCGGCAAACGAGTCGTGCTGTATTTCTATCCCAAAGATAATACCTCTGGGTGCACTCTCGAGGCAGAAAGTTTTAGGGATCTGAAGGACGAATTTGCGGAGAAGAACACAGTTATCATAGGAGTTAGCAAAGATCCTCAGAAATCGCATGCGGGCTTCTCACTAAAGCTTGATCTGAACTTTTCTATTTTGAGCGATAAGAACGGAGAGATTCATCAGATGTTCGATGTAATTAAGCCGAAAAAGATGTATGGGCGCGAATACTTGGGGACTGAGAGATCCACATTTATCATTGATGAGAACGGAGTCTTAGTCAAAGAGTACAGAGGTGTCAAAGCAAAAGGCCATGCACAAGAAGTTCTGGAATTTATAAGCAATCTGCAGTGA